One segment of Alistipes finegoldii DSM 17242 DNA contains the following:
- a CDS encoding acyl-[acyl-carrier-protein] thioesterase: protein MAEKSHYNYRVEPQDVDFTLRATIPSLGSAILNTAGVDAHGKGFGVDALNADNHSWVLSRMAVEFDSQPTQYTDYTIATWINEYGRVLSTRNFTLTDAAGTEFGRAVTQWAMIDLKSRSALDLSWVGDAHADAIVDAPSPTDKPRKIREVNPAQTVEHKVVYSDIDFNRHVNTMRYIEMMIDMLPVELLMQETPVRFDIHFLRECRYGQTLSVGYEQRGRTALFEIRSDEGTPAVRASIEWK from the coding sequence ATGGCAGAAAAATCGCATTATAATTACCGTGTCGAACCGCAGGACGTGGATTTCACGCTGAGGGCTACGATTCCCTCGCTCGGTTCGGCCATCCTCAATACGGCGGGCGTCGACGCCCACGGCAAGGGCTTCGGCGTGGACGCGCTGAACGCCGACAACCACTCGTGGGTCCTCTCGCGCATGGCTGTCGAATTTGACAGCCAGCCCACGCAGTATACCGATTATACGATCGCCACGTGGATCAACGAATACGGCCGGGTGCTCTCCACGCGTAACTTCACGCTGACCGATGCGGCAGGGACCGAATTCGGCCGCGCCGTGACGCAGTGGGCGATGATCGACCTTAAGAGCCGTTCGGCGCTCGATCTGTCGTGGGTGGGCGACGCCCACGCCGACGCCATCGTCGACGCTCCGTCGCCGACCGACAAGCCCCGCAAGATCCGCGAGGTGAATCCTGCGCAGACGGTCGAACACAAGGTGGTCTACAGCGACATCGACTTCAACCGCCACGTCAATACGATGCGCTATATCGAAATGATGATCGACATGCTGCCCGTCGAACTGCTCATGCAGGAGACGCCGGTGCGCTTCGACATCCATTTCCTGCGCGAATGCCGTTACGGCCAGACGCTTAGCGTCGGTTACGAGCAGCGTGGCCGCACGGCGCTTTTCGAGATACGCAGCGACGAGGGCACTCCGGCCGTGCGCGCCTCTATCGAGTGGAAATAA
- a CDS encoding ferritin-like domain-containing protein: MENAVKTQNKYQVSIDLLNDAVGKEIATSLQYMYFHTHFEDDRYQYLSKIMREISIAEMRHIEEFSDRILFLQGDVDMNASFRTRQVTDVKDMLRLALQLEQSTIDSYNEASRIASEHKDAVTHKMFQDIIAEEEQHLDTFRTELQNVLDYGEEYLALQSAAGSKHAAKSFGHPGDGE; encoded by the coding sequence ATGGAAAACGCAGTTAAAACACAAAACAAGTATCAGGTGAGCATCGACCTGCTGAACGATGCCGTGGGCAAGGAAATCGCCACTTCACTCCAGTACATGTATTTCCACACCCATTTCGAGGATGACCGCTATCAGTACCTTTCGAAGATCATGCGCGAAATCTCGATCGCCGAGATGCGCCATATCGAAGAGTTCTCCGACCGCATCCTCTTCCTGCAGGGCGACGTCGATATGAACGCTTCGTTCCGCACCCGGCAGGTGACCGACGTCAAGGACATGCTCCGTTTGGCGCTGCAGCTGGAGCAGAGCACCATAGATTCCTACAACGAGGCTTCGCGCATCGCTTCCGAGCACAAGGACGCCGTCACGCACAAGATGTTTCAGGACATCATCGCCGAGGAGGAGCAGCACCTCGACACCTTCCGTACCGAACTGCAAAACGTACTCGACTACGGCGAGGAGTACCTCGCGCTGCAATCCGCCGCGGGAAGCAAGCATGCCGCCAAGAGCTTCGGACACCCCGGCGACGGAGAATAG
- a CDS encoding glycosyltransferase gives MKITILGPAHPYRGGLASIMEIMARTFRLRGNEVDIKTFTLQYPSLLFPGKSQTVDTPPPADLDICRCVNTVNPFNWLRVGRRIRRERPDFVLMKYWTPFMAPCFGTIARIARGNGHTKVLCQIDNVEPHERHLTDKPFNRYYLRAVDGFVYMSEQVHRELEAYSKAPALFSPHPLFENFGERVARSEACVRLGLDPAVGYALFFGLIRDYKGLDLLLDAWAELKRAGRAEGRKLIVAGEFYTPKERYLRQIADNGLQDDVILHDRFIPDEQVKYYFSAADFVVQPYKTATQSGVTQIAYQFCVPMVVTDVGGLAEIVPDGRVGYVCEPTARGVAEAVAKMYEGDAIERFRLNCIEERKRFSWEEMCSRITELYERVR, from the coding sequence ATGAAAATTACGATTTTAGGACCTGCGCACCCCTACCGCGGGGGATTGGCTTCGATCATGGAGATCATGGCCCGCACGTTCCGGCTGCGGGGCAATGAGGTCGATATCAAAACCTTCACGCTGCAATATCCTTCGCTGCTCTTCCCCGGCAAGAGCCAGACCGTCGATACGCCGCCTCCCGCCGACCTCGACATCTGCCGGTGCGTCAATACGGTCAATCCCTTCAACTGGCTCCGCGTGGGCCGGCGCATTCGCCGGGAGCGGCCCGACTTCGTGCTGATGAAGTACTGGACGCCCTTCATGGCGCCCTGCTTCGGCACCATCGCGCGCATCGCGCGCGGCAACGGCCATACGAAGGTCCTCTGCCAGATCGACAATGTCGAGCCGCATGAACGCCACCTGACCGATAAGCCCTTCAACCGTTACTACCTGCGGGCCGTGGACGGCTTCGTCTATATGTCCGAGCAGGTGCACCGCGAACTGGAAGCCTACAGCAAGGCTCCGGCACTCTTCTCGCCGCATCCGCTGTTCGAAAATTTCGGCGAGCGGGTGGCGCGCTCCGAAGCGTGCGTCCGGCTGGGGCTCGATCCTGCGGTGGGTTACGCGCTGTTTTTCGGCCTGATCCGCGATTATAAGGGACTCGATCTGCTGCTCGATGCGTGGGCCGAATTGAAACGCGCGGGGCGCGCCGAAGGGCGCAAACTCATCGTCGCCGGCGAGTTCTACACCCCGAAGGAGCGTTACCTGCGTCAGATCGCCGACAACGGCTTGCAGGACGACGTGATTCTTCACGACCGCTTTATTCCCGACGAGCAGGTGAAATACTATTTTTCGGCCGCCGATTTCGTCGTGCAGCCCTATAAAACGGCCACGCAGAGCGGCGTGACGCAGATCGCCTATCAGTTTTGCGTTCCGATGGTCGTCACCGATGTCGGGGGGCTGGCCGAGATCGTGCCCGACGGACGGGTAGGGTATGTGTGCGAACCGACGGCGCGGGGCGTCGCCGAAGCCGTTGCGAAGATGTACGAGGGTGACGCGATCGAGCGTTTCCGACTGAACTGCATCGAGGAGCGCAAGCGTTTTTCGTGGGAAGAGATGTGCAGCCGCATCACGGAGCTGTACGAACGGGTCCGCTGA